The Candidatus Methylomirabilota bacterium genome contains the following window.
AACGAGGCCGAGACGCTCAGCGCCTCGCGCCTCACCGGCGGCATGGTGCCGCGCAAGTTCGAGTTTGCCCTGAGCATCGAGCCCTATCCCTACGATCCCGCGAAGGCCAAGCAACTCCTCGCCGAAGCGGGCTTCCCTAACGGCTTCGACGGGGGCGACTTCTACCCGTATCCGCCCTATTTCTCGATGGGCGAGACCATCGCCGGCTACCTCGCCGCCGTCGGCATTCGGACGAGGTTCCACACCATGGAGCGGGCGGCCTTCCAGACGGCGTGGAGGAACAAGAAGCTACGCGGGATCTGCTCGTGCATCACGGCGCAGTACGGCAACGCGGCCACACGACTGGCCGACCTGGTGACGAAGGAAGGGGTCCTCGCCGTGGGCCACGATCCCGACGTCGACGCGCTCTTCAAGCGCCAGGCTCGCGAGACCGATCGTGGCAAGCGCGAGGCGATGCTCCACCAGCTCCAGCATCTCATCCACGAGCGGGTACGGTTCGGACCCATCTGGGAGTACATCTGGCCGAGCGCGATCGGACCACGCGTGGCCGAGCCGGCGCTGCTGGCGATCGACCCCTACCCGTGGTCGGCGCCCCTGGAGGACGTGCGGCTCAAGCCGTAATCGGCTCCGAGGCGAGACGCCCGAGGAGGGCTAATCGGCCCGGAAGACCAGGTCGGGCTTGAGGTCCGCGATCCTGGTCCGGCCGCAGAGCCCCATCGCGACGTGCATCTGATCGCGCAGGATCTCGAAGACGCGCGCAACGCCCTCGGCGCCGTCGGCGGCCAATCCCCAGAGCGCGGTCCGTCCGATCATCACGACCTTGGCCCCGCGGGCCAAGCCCTTCAGCACGTCGGTCCCCCGCGAGAAGCCGCCGTCCACGACGATCTCGGCGCGACCGCCTACCGCCTCGACGATCGGTGGCAGCGCCTCGATGGACGACTGGGTGTGGTCGAGCTGACGCCCACCGTGGTTGGAGACCCAGATGAGGCGTACGCCGATCTCGACCGCGCGCCGGGCGTCGGCCACCGTCATGATGCCCTTGAGGCCGACCGGCAGCTTCGTCGTCTTCATGAGCCATTCCACGTCGGACCAGGTCAGGCGCATCTGGTAGTCGTGAAACGGGCCGCGGGGGTTGGGCGCGATCTCCATGGCCTTGCGCGGGCTCCAGCGCGCGAGGATGTCGCGCTCCCGCCGGCTGTAGTGCTGGGTGTCGACCGTGAGGGCGACGGCCTTGTAGCCGGACGCCTCGACTCGCTGGAGCAGCTCGCTCACCCAGCCGCGATCGCCGTGGTGGTAGAGCTGGAACATCTGCGGCGCCCCGCCCGCTTTGGCGACGTCCTCCACTGGCCACCCCGTGGCGCCGGAAAGCCACTGGAGCGTGTCGGCCTTGCCGGCCCCACGGGCCATCTGCACGTCGCCCTCGGGGTGGAAGAGGACGAGACCGCCCATGGGCGCCACGCCCACCGGCGAGGAAAGGGGCACGCCGAGCAGACTCGTGCGCAGATCGATCTCGCGCACGTCGACCAGGACGTTCTGCGCGATCGCCAGACGGTCGAGGTGGCGGCGGTTGCGCCGCAGCGTCGCCTCCGACTCGCTGCCGCCGTCGCCGAAGTTCCAGGCCTCACGGGAGAGCCGAGCCCGCGCGGCCCGCCGGATCTCGGACAGTGTCGCGAATGGACGTGGGAATTCCTCTTGTGGCGTCATGGCCCGGTACTATACGACAGTCCGGCCCGCGGAGTCTGGCAGGGAGGCGCCTCCTACGGCCTCTGTCCTGCTCACGTCCGAAGGTAGGCGTGGCGGACGATCTCGGAGGCCCACAGCTCCGCGGCGGTGCCGCGGGCGACGATCTCGCCCTTCTGGATGAGGAACCCGGCCCGGGCGATGTCGAGCGTCTTGCGCGCGTTCTGCTCGACGAGGAACACCGTCGTGCCCGAGTGGTTGATGGTGGCGATCATGCCGAAGAGCTGCTCGACCAGGACCGGGGCCAGGCCCAGCGAGGGCTCGTCCAGGAGCAGGAGCCGGGGCCGACTCATGAGCGCGCGCCCCATCGCGAGCATCGCCTGCTCGCCGCCGGACATCGTGGCCGCCTTCTGGTCGCGCCGCTCGGCCAGGCGCGGAAAGAGCGTG
Protein-coding sequences here:
- a CDS encoding alpha-hydroxy acid oxidase, whose product is MTPQEEFPRPFATLSEIRRAARARLSREAWNFGDGGSESEATLRRNRRHLDRLAIAQNVLVDVREIDLRTSLLGVPLSSPVGVAPMGGLVLFHPEGDVQMARGAGKADTLQWLSGATGWPVEDVAKAGGAPQMFQLYHHGDRGWVSELLQRVEASGYKAVALTVDTQHYSRRERDILARWSPRKAMEIAPNPRGPFHDYQMRLTWSDVEWLMKTTKLPVGLKGIMTVADARRAVEIGVRLIWVSNHGGRQLDHTQSSIEALPPIVEAVGGRAEIVVDGGFSRGTDVLKGLARGAKVVMIGRTALWGLAADGAEGVARVFEILRDQMHVAMGLCGRTRIADLKPDLVFRAD
- a CDS encoding ABC transporter ATP-binding protein produces the protein MLEVRDVSVRYGPITVLRSVSLAVARGEIACLLGPNGAGKTTLIRTILGVVKPVAGTILFDGERIDGLRPDQIVQRGIAVVPEGRRVFPRMTVDENLRMGAFREWAVADLAARRDHVFTLFPRLAERRDQKAATMSGGEQAMLAMGRALMSRPRLLLLDEPSLGLAPVLVEQLFGMIATINHSGTTVFLVEQNARKTLDIARAGFLIQKGEIVARGTAAELWASEIVRHAYLRT